In the Fibrobacter sp. UWB4 genome, TTGCGAGCGTCTTTCGCTTTTGCGTGAATGCGGTACGGACAAAGTCGAAGAATCCGTCGGGCGCCTGAATGGCGTCTTCGCGCGGTGTCAAAAGCATCGTGGCGCTATCGACGTTTGGCTTTGGCGTAAAATGTTCCGGTCCGATCTTGCGCAAAATCTGCGTGTTCGCAAAAGCAGAAACGAGCACGGAAAGGCTCCCGTAATTGCTGGAGCAGGGTTCTGCGCAAATGCGCTCGGCGACTTCGAGCTGCACCATTCCCATGAATCCCTTGGTCAAGTGCAAACGCGGCATAAGCCCTGCGATAATGGCTGTACTTACGTTGTATGGCAAGTTGCCGGTGACCCAAGGCTTTGCGTGTGCGTCCAGAAATGCCTGCAAGTCAAACTTCAAAAAGTCTATGTTGACAATGTTGAAGTTTTTGTAGTCCTTGAATTTTTCTTTTAGGACATCAACGCATTGCTCGTCGATTTCAACAGCGGTGAGTTCCAGCCCGCGATTGAGCAAGTGCTCCGTAAGAGCGCCGTGACCCGGCCCAATTTCAAGAACGTATTCGCCAGCACCGGCGGGCAAGTCGCCTGCGATGGCGGTGGCGGTTTCAACATCGAGAAAGTTCTGTCCAAATTTGCGACGGCGTGCTCTATCCATGACGGGGAATATAGAAAATGGCGTTGAATCATGTGTGTGGTTCGCTACATCAAAAGTTTCTAAATTGGAATCAATGTTCTCGAGAATAATCACATTTTGTTTTTTGGTGTGCAGCCTAGCTTTTGCCGATGGTCTTTCTTTTGCACTTTCTCCATCGCAAAATGCACTTGCCGAACAGATTACGCAAAAGACGATGGAACTCGACTATGTCGAAGCGTTCAATTTGGCGCGTAAGCTCCGCCTTGAAAACGATGGTGTGGGTTGCCTTTTTCAAGGCATCATTCGTGTAAGCCTGTACGATGACAAGGGCGATACGGCCTCGATAAAAGCGGCTGCTAAGAATCTGGAATCTTGTAAGACCGAAGGGCTTTGGGACGCTCTCCGCAATTATGAAATCGGGTATATCCTTCTGGAAACTGGTCATGCCATCAAGGGCGCGTTGCAAACGCGTTCGGCCGCGAAGATGTTCAAGGAATCCCCGGATCTGGAGGCGAAAGCATTTTATGCTGTTTATGCTTACTTTATAGACAACAGCTTAGTTTGGCTTCCGTTTAAATCGGATAACCGCGAAACATATCTTCAAATGCTAGGTGAAGCATCTCTCAAGTCGAAACGTTTTTGGCCGCTGTTCTTGACACCGCTCATTTGGATATACTTCGATCGCAAGGATTTTCAAAAGGGGTTGGAACTTGCTGAACTCGGGCTTAAAAAGGCCCCGAATCATCCGATTATGTTCCAAATCAAGGCGGACATGCTCTATAGACTCAAACGCTATGACGAAGCCGCCGTTGCCTACGAGAAAAGTGCCGCCGATTATCTCGCTCGCACCGGAAAATCCATACGCTACTGGTGCTCGGTATTGAACCTTATCCGCATTTACCATGATGCAGGCAATGAAACCAAGGCTAGTGAACAACGTAATAAACTCAAGGACGCTGAATATAAAAAGCTTGAAAAGTGGATGCCCAGCTGGATCATGGACGATCTCAAGGACCGCAAGTTGATTTAATCCCCCCCTGGGTAAAACGCTAAGTCATGCAATTATGCGAAGAACGCCTCTAGGCTTCTCCCAGCTTTTTCTATCTTATTTTCTGTAAAACAATTGGCGGCTTTAGAGACTTTTTTACTGTCTACTTCCTACCGCCTACTTATTAGAGGTTTAATATGTCCGTTGCAATGCAAGATGTGATGAAACAGTCCGGGGTAGCGTTTGGTACGAGCGGTGCCCGCGGTCTCGTGAGCGCTATGACCGACCGTGTGTGCTATGTGTATGCACGTTCCTTTATCAAGTACTGCGAAGCGTCTTACAAGTGCGAACGCACGATTGCGATTGCGGGTGACTTGCGTCCGAGTACGGAACGCATTTTGAAGTCGCTCGTGCAGGCTGGCGCCGATGCAAACTGGAAGGTCATTTACTGCGGCCGTATCCCGAGCCCGGCGATTGCGATGTACGGCATCGACAAGCATTTGCCGACCATCATGGTGACGGGTAGCCACATCCCGGCAGACCGTAACGGTATCAAGTTCAACCACCCGAATGGCGAAATCACGAAGGCCGACGAACAGGGAATCGTGTCGCAGTCGGTGGATTTTGACGAAGCACTTTTTGACGACAAGGGCATGCTGAAGGCTGCACCGGAACTCCCGGCGGTCGAAGCGGAAGCCGAAGCAAATTACTGCAAGCGTTACCCGGACTTTTTCGGTAGCGATGCTTTGCACGGACTCACGATTGGCGTTTACCAGCACTCCGCTGTGGGTCGCGACATCGTGGTGAAGGTTCTCGAAAGCCTTGGTGCGACGGTCAAGCCGTTTGGCCGTAGCGATGTTTTTGTGCCGGTCGATACGGAAGCCATTCGCAAGGAAGATGAAGAACTTGCCCGTGAATTTACGCACAAGGATTATGTGGACGCCGTGTTTAGCACGGATGGCGATTCGGACCGCCCGCTTTTGGCTGATGACGTGGGCATGTGGCTTCGCGGCGACGTGCTTGGCATTTTGGCAGCGCAGTCTCTTGGCATTAAGCGCATTGCAACTCCGGTGAGCTGCAACACTTCGCTCGAAAAGTCCGGCAGTTTCGAAAAGATTTGCCGCACCCGCATTGGAAGCCCGTATGTGATTGCCGGCATGGAAAGCCTGGTCGATGCAAATGACAAGAGCCTCACGGTTGCAGGTTACGAAGCGAATGGTGGATTCTTGCTCGAGACGGATTTGACGCTCGATGGCCGTACGCTTAAGGCACTCCCGACACGTGATGCGCTCCTCCCGATGATTGCCGTGATGGTGATGGTCCGCAAGGAACGCATGTGCGTTGTAGATTTGCTGCGCAAGTTGCCCAAGCGCTTTACCGTGAGCGACCGCCTCAAAGAATTTCCGACCGAAAAGTCGAAGGCGAAGCTCGCTGAAATCCGCGAAAAGAATCTCGGCGAAAAGCTGTTCGGCGCTCTTGCTGCAAAGCCCTCGAAGTTTGCAAAGGACAAGACGTTCCAGGGCAAGATGGTCTCCTTGAACGAGGTCGATGGCTATCGCATGGAATTTGATTCCGGCGACATTATCCACTTGCGCCCGAGCGGTAACGCTCCGGAATTCCGCTGCTACGTGGAAACGGAAGGCAAGGAACGCAGTGCAGAACTCCTCGCCGAATGCCTCAAGATCATGGAAGGCTGGCGGAAGTAGACGACAAATGCGTAAGGCGAGAGACGAAAGGTGATAGTGGCGCTTTGCGCGTATATTGTTTGAAAATCTCTCGTCTCTCGTCTCTACTCTCTCGTCTTTTTTTAGTATCTTATAAATCGTATGTTCAAAAAGTTTCTTTCGTTTGCACTGACTGTTGGTTCCCTCGCGTTTGCAGGGGAGTATTGGCATTTGGACCCGGGCGGTGTGACGATGAAGTTCCTTTCGATGCAGGTCTCGCCGCGTACGGCTGCGCTCTCGGGTGCAGGCGTTGCTGATCCCGGTCGCGTGTCCGAAGTTTCGCGCAATCCGCTTGCGATGAGCGTTGCAGACGATGCGGAATTTGGACTCAGCCAGATGATTTTTGGCAAGGGCGGTGCCGACAACTTTGTCTCGGCATACTATGGCCTCCCGGTTGGCGACAAGTACACGGTTGGTTTTGCTGTTGACTTTTTGGGTTACGATAACATTGAAGGCCGTGACGAGAATGGCCTCAAGACTTCGGAATACGGCTCTTATGCCTGGTCGCTTTTGGCGGGTTTCGGCAGCCGTTCCAAGATTTTCAATTGGGCAGCCTCGGCGCGTTTTGCCACGCAGACGATTGATGACGAGACGGGTTTCTTGTTCTCGGTGGATGCCGGCGGTTCTTTCCGCGTGAATCAGTATTTATCATTCGGTGCAAACTTCACGAATCTCGGCTTTGCAAGCAAGTATGAATCCGAGAAAGAGGCTGCTCCGCTTGCGCTCCAGGCGGGCGTGACGGGATTCATCCCGATTCTCGATCGCTGGATGGTGCACTTGTCTGTAGACGCGTATCGCCGTGCCGATACAAAGGCGCAACTTTTGATTGGTGGCGAAGTGGTCTATTTCGACATGCTTTCGTTCCGCATGGGCTATGCATTCCGCCCGGATACCGAAGATGCTATCAGTGGCGGTCTCGGTGTCTCCTTTGGCAGGGTCGTGTTTGACTACGCTTACAGCCCGCGTCCGGCATTTGAGGGCGGCAATCATTACATTGCTATCGGCGTAAAGTTCTAGTTCGGTAAGTTCAAGCCTCAATCGGACGATTCATTTTTTCGCCCGAGATCCATTCGCGGAATTCGTGCTTTTTTATCTGGTAATATAAACTGCCTCGACTGATATTTAGTGACTTGGCGGCTTTGCTTTTGTTGCCTTCGTTTTCGGTCAGGGCTTTTTGGATAAATGACCAATTGGGGGCTGGAATATGTATTGCATTGTATGTGTACTGTTCGCTGATGTCGCTTGCTCCTTTCTGGGAAAATTCCTCGGATAAAATTTCTTCGAGCGAAATGTCGTGCTGCATCAAGAGTGCGTAACGTTGGAGGACGTTTTTCAGCTGGCGGATGTTTCCGGGCCAGTTAAATTTGGACAAAGTATTGAAATCCCTTTGGCGTAGAGAAAACCGTTCGGCGTAAGTCTTTTCTGTAATTTCGTTCCATACGTCTTTTACGATGTCGTCAAAATCTTCCCGTGTGCGGAGTGGCGGTATTACGATGGGAAATCCGTTCAGCCTGAAGAACAAGTCCTTGCGGAAATGCCCGTCCTGGATTTCATTTTGCAGGTTGCGATTTGTCGCGCAGACAAGCCGAAAGTCGACAGGTTCGCTTTGGGTTGCGCCCAGTGGAAGGACGGAATGTTCTTGCAGGATGCGCAAAAGTTTGCTTTGCAGGTCGAATGGCATTTCTCCGATTTCGTCCAGAAAGAGCGTACCTCCATTGGCCGCGCGTACGATGCCTTGCTGGTCGCAGGATGCTCCGGTGAAAGATCCCTTTTTGGCGCCTTCCAGGAGGCTCTCAGCTAGATTTTTTGCGATGGCGCCGCAATTGAGCGCGATGAATGGCCCGTTGTTTCGCGGGCTGTGCTCGTGTATGAATCTGGCGGCGATTTCCTTGCCGACTCCCGATTCCCCCTGTAGCAGCACGGGTATGTTTGATTTCGCGGCGATAAGCATCAGTTTTTCGTGTTTCTTCATAGACCCTCCGTTATATAAACACGCTTTTTCTCGCTGTTTTGGCCCGTAAATTTTTATTAATCTATCGATTGTGTACCATTGACATTGCTTTAGCCATTTTCTAATTTTTCGCGCGCGGCGGTAAAGTGCCGCTGCTACATTGCATAAAAACCAAGTGGCTGGCTCGATGGGTAAGCTTGGGCAATATCCCGAACGGGGTATGATCGCGAGGAAAGCGGTCAAGCTTGAAGCTGAGAGGTCAGCGGCCCAAAGGAAAAACATGTCTAGAATCGTATGTAAGTTCGGCGGCTCCTCTGTCGCCGACGCAGGTCAGTTCAAAAAAATCAAGGCTATTGTCGAAAGCGACAAGAACCGCAAAGTCATCGTCGTTTCTGCTCCGGGTAAGCGTAACCCGAAAGAAACCAAACTGACCGACCTCCTCTACAGCACCTATGATCTCGCCTCCAAGGGCCTCGATTTCTCCACGCCGTGGAACCTCATCCGCCAGCGTTATGATGAAATCTGCAAGGACCTCGGTCTTGAAGACAAGCTTACCGAAGACCTCGACAGTCTCGAAGACAAGCTCAAGAACCATCCGGAATCCGTGAGCACGGACTTCCTCGTGAGCCGTGGCGAATTCCTCTGCGCACGCCTCATGGCAAAGTATCTCGGTGCAAACTTCGTCGATAGCTACCCGCTCATCACTTTCGATGACAAGTACCGCATCGCTCCGAAGACCTACGAAGAAATTGCAAAGGCTCTCGGCGACGAAAATCAGTTGTACGTCTTGCCGGGCTTCTATGGCTCTAATCTCCGTGGCGAAGTGAAGACCTTCAGCCGTGGCGGTTCCGACATCACTGGCGCCATCCTCGCGAACGGCATTGACGCTGCCAAGTACGAAAACTGGACCGACGTTTCGGGCATGCTCATGGCTGACCCGCGCATCGTCGAAAGCCCGCTCCCGATCGAATACGTGAGCTACCGCGAGATCCGTGAACTCGCTTACTCCGGTGCAAGCGTGCTCCACGACGAATCCATCGCTCCGTGCCGCGCCAAGAAGATTCCTATCAACATCCGCAACACGAACCGCCCGGAAGACGCCGGCACCATCATTGGCCCGACTCCGGAAAGCGCAAAGCTCCCGATCACGGGTGTTGCAGGCCGCAAGGGCTTCTCGATGATCTACATCGAAAAGTCCATGATGAACAAGGAAGTTGGCTTTGGCCGCCGCGTGCTCGCTGTACTTGAAAGCGAAGGACTCTCCTACGAACTCTGCCCGAGCGCTATTGACTCCATGAGCATTGTTGTGGATTCCAAGGCTCTTGATGCCGTGCAGGACGTTGTCCTCGAAGATATCACGCAGCAGATGCGTCCGGACCGTATCAAGATTTTCCCGGGCATCGCTCTTATCGCTACCGTGGGTCACGGCATGACGAACAAGATCGGTGTTGCTGCAAAGCTCTTTACGGCTCTCGCAGAAAACAAGGTGAACGTCCGCATTATCGACCAGGGTTCTTCCCAGATCAACATCATCACCGGTGTTGACGAAGCCGATACTGAAAAGGCTATCAAGGCCATCTACGCCGCCTTCGTGAAGTGACGTCGCAGACGTCATCCTGAGTGGTCATAGACCGCGAAGGATCCAGTAACATTTCAAAAACGACTCGGAATAAAATCCGGGCCGTTTTTTGTATTTTTAGAACGAGGTAATCAAATGACTGAAAATAAAGTCTATGAAGCGAAAAGCAAAAGTATAACTTGGGGATCCATGGTTTTATTCCTTTTTGGTGCCTTTGGATTTGTGTATTCCCTTGTTGTCATGGTGCGTTCTGGTGCGTATGATACCATAAATTTTATGTGGGTTTTCAAGGAATTGTTTTCGCTTTATTTTTGCTTTGTTGCCCTCAATCTGGCCCCGCAGAAAGTTGAATTCCTTGAAAATGAACTTGTCCGGATTACCTATTTGCTTGGCAATAGCATTACGATAAAACAGGAAACTTTTAAAATATCAAGAGCGAAGAATGTTAAAAAGGGATGGGCAGGTTGGTTGATGGCTAAGGGACATTGGATGTATTTTACTTCCGACGCTTTCCCGGAACTGGAAAAATATTTAATTCAAAAATAGAGGGGTCAAATGAGCGAAGGAGAAAAAATTCAATTTAACGGAAACCTGGCTTTGCTTAGGGTTTGCGCTATCGTGTACATTGTGAATGTATTGAACTTTGTCTTCAATATGTCCTTTATGGCTGGGCACGGTGGATTTTTCAGTTCTTTGTGGAGTGCACTTACGAATTCGTCGTTTGAAGATTTGCTTGCGACGGTCGGACTGTTGATTGCCTCGGGAGTTGGCTTGCTTGTACTGCTCGGTGTTTTAGCTGTTGTCGCTTTACTTGCGCTAGGGATATTTGCGCTTGTCAAAAAGAGCGTGAAGGCGCTAAAAATATTGGCGGTGCTGTTCCTTATCTGGGTTGTGCTGTGTGCATTCGCTATGAATCCTATAAGCGGTTTGTTGGGGAATGAAATGCGAGAAGTGAATCTTGCCCAGAGCTTCATTAGCTTGATTTTTAACATAAATGTTGTTGTTGCTGTGGCGGCGTTCTTTGTAACTTCGAAAAAGCGAGATGAAAGCGAGGCTGTTGCGAATGAAGATTTTAATTTGGGCTTGTTCCGTCTTTGCGCCATCTTTTTTATTGTAAGCGGGTTGAACAGCTTGGTTTATTTCGTTTGTACACAATCTCCCCTTTTTCAACTTGCTTTCTTCGGTGTTGTTAATTTAGCGGTCGGTGTATTTGCGCTTGTGAAAAAGAATGTGCCGGTTTTGGTGGCTGGGTCTTTGATGATCCTTATTCATATTTTGTTTAATTTATTCAATTTTATCCGCATCTCTGGATTAGACCCTTATATGGCGGCCTCGCTTGTTGCCCATACGCTTTTCCATACTTCAACCGTGATTGCCATTGCGGTATTCTTTACTAAACCTGAATGGGTGAAGGGTATTTTGCAGAAGATTAAAGGGTAAGGTAATTGTTGCAAAAAGAAATGCCGCCGATTTTGTCGGCGGCAGCATTTCTTAGCTTTATTCCTTAGCTTTCGAAGGGCCTTACTCTCAGCGTTACACCGAGCTCTTCGCAAATCTTGCGGCAACGCTCGATTTTTTCTTCGGGCATCACTTTCTCGACGACGGTCATCACCACGTTTGGCACATGTTCTTTTGCAAGCACTGCGAATTCTTTCAGCGCATCGAAGGATTGGATTCCAAATCTCGAACGCGTGAGTTCCAGGAATTCTTCGGCGTCCGGGGCGTTCATCGAGATGGAAACGGTGTTGAAGCGGCCTTCGAGTTCAGGCGTTACGTCTCTGCCGTGGATCAGGTTTGCAAGTCCGTTCGTGTTGAGGCGGACCTTTAATTTCGGGTATTTGCCGTGCAGCAAGTCGATGACTTTGCACACGTCGTGGAGGCGTTCGAGCGGTTCGCCGTAGCCGCAAAAGACGAGTTCGTTGATGACGGAGAGGTCGTACTTGTCGAAAATGCTCATGACACCATCGACGCTCGGTTCGCCGCCCTTGAGCCAGAGCGAGTTGCCTTCCATCATTTTCTTTGTCTGGCGCAAGCAAAAAACGCAACTGCACGGGCAGCGGTTTGTCATGTTCACGTAAATATTCTTGCCAGTGATGTCGCCGCTGTTTGCAATGTCCAAATAACCGGCTTCCCCGACATTTCCAGTTACAGTATAAACAACCATTTAATCCTCCATCAAGTCACGAAGGTACATCTCGAAGCACAGTCCCCAATGCGTGGGAACGTTATTGTCTTCGCAGTAGCGGATGCATTTTGTTACAAATTCAGCGGCCTTTTTGACCGATTCGTAAAAATCGTGGCCGTTCATGTACATGCCCGCGATGATTGAACTGATGACGTCTCCGGTTCCGCTGCGGTCGCCGCCGATGCGGTCCACCATCACGATTCGCGGTTCTTCGCCTTTGCTGTAGACGTAGTTCATGATTTGCTTGCTGTTGTACGGAATGCCGGTCACCACGATGTGTTCTGGGCCTTGTTCCGTGAGCTTGCGGCACATTTCGCTAAGCTCGGCGTCGGTGAATCCTTCGGCGCGGTATTCTGTATCGGTCAACGTGCAAAGTTCTGTCAAGTTCGGCGTCAAGATGTCGGCGTAGTGGACAAGCGCCTTCATCTTCTCGCACAAATTCGGCGTGTAGGTCTCGTAGAGCTTGCCGTAGTCGCCCATCACGGGGTCCACCAAGGTAAACGATCCGTTTTTCTTGAATGTCTTGAAGAAATCGATGACGATGTCAACCTGTTCTTCGGAACCAAGGAACCCGGAAGCAATGGCGTCGAATGATAAATTCAAATCTTTGTAGGTTTGAATGTAATCGCGCATTTTTGACGTGTAATCGTCAAAGTAGTATTCGGGGAACTGCGTGTGCGCCGAAAGAACAGCGGTTGGTATTGTTACCGCTTGAATTTTCATGGCAGAAACAATCGGTGCCATGACAGCGATGGAGCACCGACCAAATCCTGTAACATCATTAATTAACGCGATTTTCTTTTGAGACATGGCGAACTAAAAGTTAAAAATCTTTCTTTTCCGACAGTACGCGCACGGATGCAAATGCTGCCGAAACGATGACTGCAAGGAGCGTGGGGCCGAGAAAAACGGAATCGAAATGTTCTGCGACCTGGTAGGCGATAAAACCGGCGAGCCAGGCGAAAATGTTCCAGAGCCAAGCGCCGAGCGATTCGGTGCGTTCCTTCGAGAAGTAGAATGAAACGAGAAGTACGGCAGCCATCGGGGCGAATACGGAGGCGATCAGGTAGAGGAAGCTGATGTAATGTTCCATGATTCCTGAAATGGCGAGAGCAGCGCTCAAGAAACTCACGACGACACCTGCAATTTTCGGATTTATTTTACTGTAAATAGCCTTGGAAGATTCACCTGCGGAATTGGCGGCGAGGAAGTTTGTTGTCACTGTCGAAAGTACCACGATGATGATGCCCGGAATGCCGAGGCCTGCAAGGAGAATGGCTTGCGCGATGTTGTTGCCTGCGCCAATGCCCGAAATTTCGATACCGATAATGTACATCCAGAGGCTTGCAAACGTGTAGGCGATGGCAGAAATTGCCGTTGCCTTTACTGGTTTTTCGGCATCCTTCGTGTAGTCAGAAATGACGGGTAGCCAAGAAATCGGCATGGCGATTGAAATTTCGAAAATGTTCCAGAACTTGAGCGCGGTAGCGGTCGCTGCGTTCCCAGCGGCGCTTGCAACATTAGCGGCTGCACTTGAACCGCTGCCGAGTCCGAACAACTTCACAGAAAGAATCGCGAGCAGAACGGTGAGGGCTGCCATCACGACTGTTGTCACGTTGGCGGAACGGCGGATGCCCACATAGACCCATGCGGCGATAAGTGCGGCGAGAATCACGCAAGTCAAGGGGAAGGATATCGGCAAGTTGAGCCCTGCCAAAGCCGAAGCTCCTTGCGCGTTCAAGACGGCGACCCAGGCTAGCAACTGGAACGTGTTCAACGCAGCGAAGAACTTGGAGCCGTATTTGCCGAATGAGGATTTGGTCGTTTCCATGGCGTTCAAGCGGACGCGCGCTCCGATGAGGCCCACGAAAAAGAGCAGGATGCCGCCAAAAATGTGCCCGAGCACAAGCGGGAGCCAAAGCGAATCCCTTGCGGCGGCAGCGCCAATTTCTATACCCGCTTCGATTTCGGAAACGGAGATGGCGACGCCAAACCATATAATTCCATTTGCAAAAAGTCCTGTGCGTTTATCCATATTACGCCTCCTGTTGTCTCTTTCGCTTGTCGCTTCGCTTTCGTCATCCTGAAGCCGAAGGCGATAGGATCCATTATTTCTTGCATTTGTTTTTTGATGCTTCTTTCAAATGCGGCACAAAGATAGCAATGGGGTGGGGTGGTCGCAAGACCTATTATATATACTACTTTTTTATGCTTTGTTATAGATTTTTGCTATAGAAACGCTGTGGTGATAGAATTTGGTTAGAGATTGTTTTTGA is a window encoding:
- the rsmA gene encoding 16S rRNA (adenine(1518)-N(6)/adenine(1519)-N(6))-dimethyltransferase RsmA, whose product is MDRARRRKFGQNFLDVETATAIAGDLPAGAGEYVLEIGPGHGALTEHLLNRGLELTAVEIDEQCVDVLKEKFKDYKNFNIVNIDFLKFDLQAFLDAHAKPWVTGNLPYNVSTAIIAGLMPRLHLTKGFMGMVQLEVAERICAEPCSSNYGSLSVLVSAFANTQILRKIGPEHFTPKPNVDSATMLLTPREDAIQAPDGFFDFVRTAFTQKRKTLANSFGRNYDKKKIQATIELLDWPTTIRAEELSPEQFLNFYKAFKGVN
- a CDS encoding M48 family metallopeptidase translates to MFSRIITFCFLVCSLAFADGLSFALSPSQNALAEQITQKTMELDYVEAFNLARKLRLENDGVGCLFQGIIRVSLYDDKGDTASIKAAAKNLESCKTEGLWDALRNYEIGYILLETGHAIKGALQTRSAAKMFKESPDLEAKAFYAVYAYFIDNSLVWLPFKSDNRETYLQMLGEASLKSKRFWPLFLTPLIWIYFDRKDFQKGLELAELGLKKAPNHPIMFQIKADMLYRLKRYDEAAVAYEKSAADYLARTGKSIRYWCSVLNLIRIYHDAGNETKASEQRNKLKDAEYKKLEKWMPSWIMDDLKDRKLI
- a CDS encoding phosphomannomutase is translated as MSVAMQDVMKQSGVAFGTSGARGLVSAMTDRVCYVYARSFIKYCEASYKCERTIAIAGDLRPSTERILKSLVQAGADANWKVIYCGRIPSPAIAMYGIDKHLPTIMVTGSHIPADRNGIKFNHPNGEITKADEQGIVSQSVDFDEALFDDKGMLKAAPELPAVEAEAEANYCKRYPDFFGSDALHGLTIGVYQHSAVGRDIVVKVLESLGATVKPFGRSDVFVPVDTEAIRKEDEELAREFTHKDYVDAVFSTDGDSDRPLLADDVGMWLRGDVLGILAAQSLGIKRIATPVSCNTSLEKSGSFEKICRTRIGSPYVIAGMESLVDANDKSLTVAGYEANGGFLLETDLTLDGRTLKALPTRDALLPMIAVMVMVRKERMCVVDLLRKLPKRFTVSDRLKEFPTEKSKAKLAEIREKNLGEKLFGALAAKPSKFAKDKTFQGKMVSLNEVDGYRMEFDSGDIIHLRPSGNAPEFRCYVETEGKERSAELLAECLKIMEGWRK
- a CDS encoding PorV/PorQ family protein; this translates as MFKKFLSFALTVGSLAFAGEYWHLDPGGVTMKFLSMQVSPRTAALSGAGVADPGRVSEVSRNPLAMSVADDAEFGLSQMIFGKGGADNFVSAYYGLPVGDKYTVGFAVDFLGYDNIEGRDENGLKTSEYGSYAWSLLAGFGSRSKIFNWAASARFATQTIDDETGFLFSVDAGGSFRVNQYLSFGANFTNLGFASKYESEKEAAPLALQAGVTGFIPILDRWMVHLSVDAYRRADTKAQLLIGGEVVYFDMLSFRMGYAFRPDTEDAISGGLGVSFGRVVFDYAYSPRPAFEGGNHYIAIGVKF
- a CDS encoding sigma 54-interacting transcriptional regulator, yielding MKKHEKLMLIAAKSNIPVLLQGESGVGKEIAARFIHEHSPRNNGPFIALNCGAIAKNLAESLLEGAKKGSFTGASCDQQGIVRAANGGTLFLDEIGEMPFDLQSKLLRILQEHSVLPLGATQSEPVDFRLVCATNRNLQNEIQDGHFRKDLFFRLNGFPIVIPPLRTREDFDDIVKDVWNEITEKTYAERFSLRQRDFNTLSKFNWPGNIRQLKNVLQRYALLMQHDISLEEILSEEFSQKGASDISEQYTYNAIHIPAPNWSFIQKALTENEGNKSKAAKSLNISRGSLYYQIKKHEFREWISGEKMNRPIEA
- a CDS encoding aspartate kinase; amino-acid sequence: MSRIVCKFGGSSVADAGQFKKIKAIVESDKNRKVIVVSAPGKRNPKETKLTDLLYSTYDLASKGLDFSTPWNLIRQRYDEICKDLGLEDKLTEDLDSLEDKLKNHPESVSTDFLVSRGEFLCARLMAKYLGANFVDSYPLITFDDKYRIAPKTYEEIAKALGDENQLYVLPGFYGSNLRGEVKTFSRGGSDITGAILANGIDAAKYENWTDVSGMLMADPRIVESPLPIEYVSYREIRELAYSGASVLHDESIAPCRAKKIPINIRNTNRPEDAGTIIGPTPESAKLPITGVAGRKGFSMIYIEKSMMNKEVGFGRRVLAVLESEGLSYELCPSAIDSMSIVVDSKALDAVQDVVLEDITQQMRPDRIKIFPGIALIATVGHGMTNKIGVAAKLFTALAENKVNVRIIDQGSSQINIITGVDEADTEKAIKAIYAAFVK
- a CDS encoding TatD family nuclease-associated radical SAM protein; this translates as MVVYTVTGNVGEAGYLDIANSGDITGKNIYVNMTNRCPCSCVFCLRQTKKMMEGNSLWLKGGEPSVDGVMSIFDKYDLSVINELVFCGYGEPLERLHDVCKVIDLLHGKYPKLKVRLNTNGLANLIHGRDVTPELEGRFNTVSISMNAPDAEEFLELTRSRFGIQSFDALKEFAVLAKEHVPNVVMTVVEKVMPEEKIERCRKICEELGVTLRVRPFES
- a CDS encoding pyridoxamine kinase, which translates into the protein MSQKKIALINDVTGFGRCSIAVMAPIVSAMKIQAVTIPTAVLSAHTQFPEYYFDDYTSKMRDYIQTYKDLNLSFDAIASGFLGSEEQVDIVIDFFKTFKKNGSFTLVDPVMGDYGKLYETYTPNLCEKMKALVHYADILTPNLTELCTLTDTEYRAEGFTDAELSEMCRKLTEQGPEHIVVTGIPYNSKQIMNYVYSKGEEPRIVMVDRIGGDRSGTGDVISSIIAGMYMNGHDFYESVKKAAEFVTKCIRYCEDNNVPTHWGLCFEMYLRDLMED
- a CDS encoding cytosine permease, whose product is MDKRTGLFANGIIWFGVAISVSEIEAGIEIGAAAARDSLWLPLVLGHIFGGILLFFVGLIGARVRLNAMETTKSSFGKYGSKFFAALNTFQLLAWVAVLNAQGASALAGLNLPISFPLTCVILAALIAAWVYVGIRRSANVTTVVMAALTVLLAILSVKLFGLGSGSSAAANVASAAGNAATATALKFWNIFEISIAMPISWLPVISDYTKDAEKPVKATAISAIAYTFASLWMYIIGIEISGIGAGNNIAQAILLAGLGIPGIIIVVLSTVTTNFLAANSAGESSKAIYSKINPKIAGVVVSFLSAALAISGIMEHYISFLYLIASVFAPMAAVLLVSFYFSKERTESLGAWLWNIFAWLAGFIAYQVAEHFDSVFLGPTLLAVIVSAAFASVRVLSEKKDF